In the genome of Massilibacillus massiliensis, one region contains:
- a CDS encoding TetR/AcrR family transcriptional regulator, which yields MKENIIRVALSLFLKRGYKYVSLVDVAAEVGITKGGIYHYFSSKEDLLDAAVHYLFDQMEAKYMEIFNRKGSLQQVLHSILVERELSVYAQNMLGMEQSDYRENHASFILEVMNHFPKIQERIDGSHVMICQAIEKRLKAAVSKGEIRANTDVHVLAVMILAMLNGQISLGEKLNNLDVRKQMTDSFLQLICS from the coding sequence ATGAAAGAAAATATTATTCGGGTTGCTTTAAGTTTGTTTTTAAAACGAGGCTATAAATACGTTTCTTTAGTAGATGTGGCTGCAGAAGTGGGCATAACGAAAGGCGGAATTTATCACTATTTTTCTAGTAAAGAAGATTTGTTAGATGCCGCTGTACATTATTTATTTGACCAAATGGAAGCCAAGTATATGGAGATTTTTAATCGTAAAGGCAGTTTGCAGCAGGTATTGCATTCTATTTTGGTCGAACGAGAGCTCAGTGTGTATGCGCAAAATATGCTAGGAATGGAGCAATCAGATTATCGTGAAAATCATGCAAGTTTTATACTGGAAGTGATGAATCATTTTCCAAAGATACAAGAACGTATTGATGGGAGTCATGTGATGATTTGTCAGGCGATTGAAAAAAGATTGAAAGCCGCTGTTTCGAAGGGCGAAATTCGCGCCAATACAGATGTACATGTTCTGGCAGTTATGATCTTAGCAATGCTGAATGGACAAATATCGCTGGGCGAAAAATTGAATAATCTCGATGTTCGTAAACAGATGACAGATAGTTTTTTACAATTGATATGTTCTTAA
- a CDS encoding ferritin-like domain-containing protein, protein MNIFDYALQMELDGEQYYMRLAEKANHDDLKKVFMDLAKDEQRHHQIIQSVQKDTPEKLQENPLLHTVQNVFILDTDSLIEDKTLVTKLKKEPVDVYLSALEKEKESVELYKKLRDELSGQVEKDLCAKLMQEEEKHMEIIENIIDMFNRVNDWVESAEFNHRETY, encoded by the coding sequence GTGAATATTTTTGATTATGCTTTACAGATGGAATTAGATGGTGAACAATATTATATGCGTTTAGCGGAGAAAGCAAATCATGATGATTTGAAGAAAGTTTTCATGGATCTTGCGAAAGATGAGCAGCGTCATCATCAAATTATTCAGTCCGTTCAAAAGGATACGCCAGAAAAATTGCAGGAAAATCCTCTTTTACATACAGTACAAAATGTTTTCATTTTGGATACAGATTCTTTAATAGAGGACAAAACATTGGTTACAAAATTAAAGAAAGAGCCCGTTGACGTATATTTATCCGCATTGGAAAAAGAAAAAGAGAGCGTTGAACTCTATAAAAAATTGCGGGATGAGTTGAGTGGACAGGTAGAAAAAGATCTTTGTGCAAAGCTTATGCAAGAAGAAGAAAAGCATATGGAGATTATAGAAAATATCATTGATATGTTCAATCGTGTAAATGATTGGGTGGAATCTGCCGAATTTAATCATCGTGAAACATATTGA
- a CDS encoding alpha/beta fold hydrolase — translation MGYYVRVESNVRVYVEDLNPECKNTIVFLHGWPANQRMFEYQFNQLPKLGFRCIGIDTRGFGKSDKPWHGYDYNQLADDVYCVIEKLKLCDITLGGHSTGGAIAVRYMARHKGFGVAKLALFAAAVPSLIQRKYFPYGLEKSAVDQIIEGTYTDRPKMLQGFGDIFFFQYKTEALNQWFFQLGLEAASWATAAVAQTWIKDEKLFADMEKICVPTLIMHGIHDQVCRFPLALAQNQGIANSHLIEFKYSGHGLMFDQQDKFNKELAKFAKQ, via the coding sequence ATGGGATACTATGTTCGTGTTGAATCAAATGTAAGAGTTTACGTAGAGGATCTTAATCCGGAATGTAAAAATACGATTGTATTTTTACATGGCTGGCCAGCGAATCAGAGAATGTTTGAGTATCAATTTAATCAACTACCCAAGCTGGGATTTCGGTGTATTGGTATTGATACTCGAGGCTTTGGCAAATCGGATAAACCTTGGCATGGATATGATTATAACCAATTGGCAGATGATGTTTACTGTGTGATTGAAAAGCTAAAGCTATGTGATATTACGCTTGGCGGGCATTCGACTGGCGGAGCGATTGCAGTACGATATATGGCGCGTCATAAAGGGTTCGGAGTAGCGAAATTGGCTTTGTTTGCAGCGGCAGTTCCATCGCTGATTCAACGTAAGTATTTTCCTTATGGATTAGAGAAATCAGCTGTTGACCAGATTATTGAGGGTACTTACACCGATCGGCCTAAAATGCTGCAAGGGTTTGGTGATATTTTTTTCTTTCAGTATAAGACAGAAGCACTCAATCAATGGTTTTTTCAATTGGGATTAGAAGCGGCGAGCTGGGCAACTGCTGCCGTTGCCCAGACTTGGATCAAGGATGAAAAATTGTTTGCAGATATGGAAAAAATCTGTGTTCCAACCTTGATTATGCACGGAATTCATGATCAAGTTTGTCGTTTTCCATTAGCGCTTGCGCAAAACCAGGGAATTGCGAATTCTCATCTGATAGAATTCAAATATAGCGGGCATGGTTTAATGTTTGATCAACAGGATAAATTTAATAAAGAGTTGGCAAAGTTTGCGAAACAATAA
- the ahpF gene encoding alkyl hydroperoxide reductase subunit F, giving the protein MLLDSEIKNQLNQYLQLLEDDIVLKVSTGSDAVSSDMTALVNEIADLSSKIKIETAVLPRTPSFNVTRNGHDYGVVFAGIPLGHEFNSLVLALLQVSGRPPKVEPHIIDQIKAIQGTYHFESYINLSCHNCPEIVQALNLMSILNPGISHTMVDGAAFTAEVEQKDIMAVPTIYLNGTYFNSGRMTLEEILTQLSPTIVAAPLEPKDPFDVLVVGGGPAGASAAIYAARKGIRTGIVAEQIGGQVKETLGIENFIGVKYTEGPKLAADLDAHIREYDIDIIKAQRAKQLTKKDWLELELENGAILKSKTMILATGARWRNVGVPGEKEFKNKGVAYCPHCDGPIFKGKRIAVIGGGNSGIEAAIDLAGIVQHVTVLEFMPELKADQVLQQRLYKLPNVTVLKNVQTNEITGTDKVNGITYTERTTGTSHHLELEGVFVLIGLVPNTDWLGEVVDRNRLGEIVVDKHSATSLAGVFAAGDCTDSAYKQIIISMGSGATAALGAFDYLIRN; this is encoded by the coding sequence ATGTTACTGGATTCAGAAATTAAAAATCAATTAAATCAATATCTTCAACTGCTGGAAGACGATATCGTACTTAAAGTAAGTACAGGTTCTGATGCTGTATCCAGTGATATGACTGCTTTGGTCAATGAAATCGCTGACTTGTCTTCCAAAATCAAAATAGAGACTGCTGTCTTGCCGCGAACCCCTAGCTTTAATGTGACACGAAATGGTCATGATTATGGCGTAGTATTCGCTGGAATTCCGTTAGGACATGAATTCAATTCACTGGTTTTGGCTTTGCTTCAAGTTAGCGGGCGTCCACCAAAAGTGGAACCTCATATCATTGATCAAATTAAAGCCATTCAAGGAACCTATCATTTTGAGTCTTATATTAATCTTAGCTGCCACAACTGTCCTGAAATCGTGCAAGCCCTAAACCTAATGAGTATACTAAATCCGGGTATTTCGCATACGATGGTGGATGGAGCAGCATTTACAGCAGAAGTAGAGCAAAAAGATATCATGGCCGTACCAACCATTTACTTGAACGGCACATATTTTAATAGTGGACGCATGACGCTGGAAGAAATCCTTACCCAGCTTTCCCCAACAATCGTCGCAGCCCCACTAGAACCGAAAGATCCCTTTGATGTTTTAGTTGTAGGCGGTGGACCTGCCGGTGCCAGCGCAGCCATTTATGCGGCGCGCAAGGGAATTCGTACCGGTATTGTAGCCGAACAAATTGGCGGTCAAGTAAAAGAAACTTTAGGGATTGAGAATTTTATTGGTGTTAAATATACAGAAGGACCAAAGCTGGCTGCTGATTTAGATGCACATATCAGAGAATATGACATCGATATCATAAAAGCACAGCGAGCCAAACAATTAACAAAAAAAGATTGGCTTGAACTTGAATTAGAAAATGGTGCTATTCTGAAAAGTAAAACCATGATCCTTGCAACCGGTGCCCGTTGGCGTAATGTAGGCGTACCAGGTGAAAAAGAATTTAAAAATAAAGGCGTGGCTTATTGTCCTCATTGCGACGGACCTATTTTTAAAGGCAAACGCATTGCTGTCATAGGCGGTGGAAATTCTGGAATCGAAGCAGCCATTGACTTGGCTGGAATCGTGCAGCATGTAACAGTTCTCGAATTCATGCCAGAGCTGAAAGCCGACCAGGTGTTGCAACAGCGTCTTTACAAATTACCAAATGTCACTGTACTAAAAAATGTACAAACAAATGAAATTACCGGTACTGACAAAGTAAATGGTATTACCTATACAGAACGTACAACCGGTACTTCTCATCACTTAGAGTTGGAAGGTGTATTTGTTCTCATCGGTCTAGTCCCAAATACGGACTGGCTTGGTGAAGTTGTCGATCGCAACCGATTAGGTGAAATTGTCGTTGACAAACATAGTGCAACCAGCCTTGCTGGTGTATTTGCAGCTGGAGATTGCACGGACAGTGCCTACAAACAGATCATCATTTCCATGGGTTCTGGAGCAACTGCCGCCCTCGGTGCTTTCGATTACTTAATTCGTAACTAA
- a CDS encoding YibE/F family protein, with translation MKNNYLSYILSIIFCIMIFPSIANAQTEAPKIQYEKGVVISVQPIENQSFQKMKFSKQDLVKIKLTSGSEAEQEITTINNQPERSAFGTMEVHEGDKVIVAAIHHTGKIEYHISDFQRDTYMYWLAGIFVVCLLIFGKMVGFKSILVIALSCFLIFSVFLNQILKENHLDIGLMVFLLCTVIAIISQTFISGWNKKTLAAILGTVSGVIIAGILSKLSIYFMHLTGLENEEAIMLKATALSHVDFQGILFAGMVLGALGAVMDVAISIAFSINEVKEHAKEVRFKTLFRTGMNIGRDIMGTMSNTLILAYVGSSLPLLLLISVQKDLSFTRILNLNLIVTEIVRALTGSIGLICAIPLTACIAAYLFCDKHKKH, from the coding sequence ATGAAAAATAACTATTTATCTTACATACTATCCATCATATTTTGTATAATGATTTTCCCATCAATCGCCAATGCTCAGACCGAAGCCCCTAAAATACAATATGAAAAGGGCGTTGTGATTTCCGTCCAGCCTATAGAAAATCAGTCCTTTCAAAAAATGAAATTTAGCAAACAAGATCTGGTTAAAATAAAATTGACCTCTGGCAGTGAAGCAGAACAAGAAATCACTACAATAAATAACCAACCTGAAAGATCTGCATTTGGTACGATGGAAGTACATGAAGGTGACAAGGTAATTGTCGCAGCAATTCATCACACCGGTAAAATCGAATATCATATCAGCGATTTTCAGCGTGATACTTATATGTATTGGCTAGCTGGAATTTTTGTCGTTTGTTTATTGATTTTTGGAAAAATGGTTGGATTTAAATCAATTCTTGTGATTGCTCTATCTTGCTTTTTAATTTTTAGCGTGTTTTTAAATCAAATTTTAAAAGAAAATCATTTAGATATTGGTCTCATGGTTTTTTTACTTTGTACAGTCATTGCAATTATTTCTCAAACCTTCATCAGCGGTTGGAACAAAAAAACGCTTGCCGCCATTTTAGGTACGGTCAGCGGTGTCATAATCGCAGGTATTTTATCTAAACTATCCATCTATTTTATGCACTTAACCGGCTTAGAAAATGAAGAAGCTATCATGCTAAAAGCAACCGCTTTATCCCATGTAGATTTTCAAGGAATTTTATTCGCCGGGATGGTTTTAGGTGCATTAGGAGCTGTAATGGATGTAGCGATTTCTATAGCCTTTTCAATCAACGAAGTAAAAGAGCATGCAAAGGAAGTACGTTTTAAAACATTATTTAGGACAGGCATGAATATCGGTCGTGACATTATGGGAACGATGTCAAATACGCTAATTTTAGCTTATGTGGGTTCGTCCCTACCCTTACTTTTATTAATATCCGTACAAAAAGATCTTTCCTTCACGAGAATCCTGAATTTAAATTTAATTGTGACCGAAATCGTAAGAGCGCTTACAGGAAGTATTGGCCTAATTTGCGCAATACCCCTGACAGCTTGTATCGCTGCCTATCTATTTTGCGATAAACATAAGAAACATTAA
- a CDS encoding aspartyl-phosphate phosphatase Spo0E family protein: protein MSDLDEVLKSIEELRSKLNKIAEGRALTDPQVVSASQNLDALLNEYQRLIKDRK, encoded by the coding sequence TTGTCAGATTTAGATGAGGTATTAAAAAGCATTGAAGAATTGCGAAGCAAGCTCAACAAAATAGCAGAGGGAAGGGCTTTGACCGATCCGCAAGTTGTATCTGCAAGTCAAAATTTAGATGCACTGCTCAATGAATACCAAAGACTAATTAAAGACAGAAAATAA
- a CDS encoding DsbA family protein, with translation MQKMLYQNAKIIFSCMIMIYACINFSTVSAQAIRGNPLAPITIVEYIDFQCPDCVDSKKIVDQILQTYDGKVQLKLKHYPHDTHPYAMSAAQVFEALARQDGEKAWEFYDLTMTEQSVLKRGNSGLQYFVDKLKLSPTQKNQLNRDLADPVIEEDIKNDMEEANKLGFHHTPNFFINGIHVAKADSIEAFSQMIDSLLISTAY, from the coding sequence ATGCAGAAGATGCTCTACCAAAATGCAAAAATTATATTCAGTTGCATGATCATGATCTATGCGTGTATAAACTTTTCTACTGTATCAGCACAAGCGATTCGCGGCAATCCTCTAGCGCCCATTACAATTGTCGAATACATTGATTTTCAATGTCCTGATTGTGTCGATTCAAAAAAAATAGTTGACCAGATACTCCAGACATATGATGGCAAAGTGCAGTTAAAGTTAAAGCACTATCCACATGACACACATCCCTACGCGATGTCTGCAGCACAAGTCTTTGAAGCCCTAGCTAGGCAAGATGGAGAAAAAGCCTGGGAATTTTACGATTTGACGATGACAGAACAATCTGTTTTAAAAAGAGGCAATTCCGGACTGCAATACTTCGTGGATAAGCTCAAATTATCCCCAACACAAAAAAATCAATTAAATCGTGACCTTGCCGACCCAGTAATTGAAGAAGACATCAAAAATGATATGGAAGAAGCAAATAAACTAGGGTTTCACCATACACCCAATTTCTTCATCAATGGAATACATGTAGCGAAAGCTGATTCCATTGAAGCTTTCTCACAAATGATTGATTCTTTATTAATATCAACCGCTTATTAA
- a CDS encoding efflux RND transporter permease subunit codes for MKITDISLKRPVFATVTILALVVLGLFSYISLNVDEYPNVEIPVVAVTVSYPGASPEQVKSKVTQKVEETVSVIAGVDHITSTVHEGNSTTVIQFTMETSAATAAQDVRDKVGRLQGDFPDDAEAPVVTRYDPSETPIASIALTGNISQRELTVIAQDTVADRLESINGVAAVNVQGGLDREIQIYMDSNKLAAYGLTIPEVTNSLRSENMETPGGKVTDGTRETSLRTMGSLATPQEILDLPLVRRDGVQLFVKNIASVEDTTKSVASITKLNGSPAIGLDIMKQSGSNTVEVASHVKKELEAMKKDLPSGVEISLVRDNSKNINESIHDVLFNLVFGGVLAVAIVFLFLGNWRSTMIAAIAIPTSIITSFLAMKALNFTLNTMSLLALSLAVGLLIDDAIVVIENIVRHLEMGKDKFKAASEGTDEIGLAVTATTLTLVAVFLPVGMMTGVVGQFFKEFGITIAVSVLVSLLVAFTLTPMLSSKYLDHSSKTSSTGRIKRLWDTFNDKFNQATKRYGEFLAYALGHRSKVMLIVGALFVGSLALTPLLGSTFIPDSDSGEITISANVDPGMSVQAVGMIADNMDQVIRTLPEVTTTYSNTDSRSINILTKLTEKGERKRSDNAIIVELREKLDGIPGAQVSVSKKSGMSSGKPISLVIQGPSLDTLADIAEQVEAMMMTTSGAVDITSSHEAGNPDVQIIVNRDQASDLGVSTSSISGTLQTMFNGTVVSEFKEDDDAYDIRLILAPGDRKDLSDVNHIYLASSNRDRNGQTIMVPLSQITETVYATSPTQIKRYDRQDQITISANLRDGVTLGEFNKELDKKLGTIQLPEGYQFVTTGQSEQMSDAFTGIVVALALAVLFIFFVLAAQFESYIDPFSIMLALPLAIIGAILGLVIAGSTISMMSLIGVIMLMGLVTKNAILLIDFAKQSMEKGVERNQALVDAALVRMRPIMMTTLAMIFGMLPLALGVGPGAETRAPMAHAIIGGLVTSTILTLVVVPVVYTLLDDIKTKNFREKISAFLVSIFKKKRVE; via the coding sequence ATGAAAATTACGGATATAAGCTTAAAGCGTCCAGTATTTGCGACAGTTACGATTTTAGCGCTTGTTGTTTTAGGATTATTTAGCTATATCTCATTAAATGTAGATGAATATCCTAATGTGGAAATTCCTGTTGTAGCGGTTACTGTAAGTTACCCTGGAGCTTCGCCTGAGCAGGTAAAGTCAAAGGTTACGCAGAAAGTGGAGGAAACTGTCAGCGTTATAGCGGGGGTTGACCATATTACTTCAACAGTGCATGAGGGTAATTCAACAACGGTAATTCAATTTACAATGGAAACTTCGGCAGCCACAGCGGCACAGGATGTTAGAGATAAAGTTGGACGTTTGCAAGGCGATTTTCCTGATGATGCTGAAGCTCCGGTAGTTACCAGATATGATCCGTCGGAAACTCCGATTGCATCTATTGCATTAACAGGGAATATCAGCCAGCGTGAATTGACGGTGATTGCCCAAGATACTGTAGCAGATCGCTTAGAATCTATCAATGGTGTAGCGGCTGTTAACGTACAAGGTGGATTGGATAGAGAAATTCAAATTTATATGGATAGCAACAAATTGGCTGCGTATGGGTTGACGATTCCCGAAGTGACGAATAGTTTACGCAGTGAGAATATGGAAACTCCTGGCGGTAAGGTCACAGATGGAACAAGGGAGACCAGTTTGCGGACGATGGGAAGTTTAGCCACGCCGCAGGAAATTTTGGATTTGCCGCTTGTAAGAAGAGACGGTGTACAACTATTTGTTAAGAATATTGCTTCGGTAGAGGATACAACAAAGAGTGTTGCTTCAATTACAAAATTAAATGGTAGTCCGGCCATCGGGCTGGATATTATGAAACAATCCGGTAGTAATACAGTTGAAGTGGCAAGTCATGTAAAAAAAGAACTTGAAGCAATGAAAAAAGATTTGCCTTCAGGTGTAGAAATCTCTTTAGTGAGAGATAACTCCAAAAATATTAACGAATCGATTCACGATGTATTGTTTAATTTAGTTTTTGGTGGTGTATTGGCTGTTGCGATCGTATTTTTATTCCTAGGAAATTGGCGGAGTACAATGATTGCGGCGATTGCTATTCCGACTTCGATTATTACTTCATTTTTAGCGATGAAAGCTTTAAATTTTACACTGAATACAATGTCACTTTTAGCACTGTCCTTAGCGGTTGGACTTTTAATTGACGATGCAATTGTGGTTATTGAAAATATTGTACGTCATTTAGAAATGGGCAAGGACAAATTTAAAGCGGCTTCAGAGGGAACAGATGAAATTGGGCTGGCAGTTACAGCGACAACGTTAACTTTAGTGGCTGTATTCCTTCCGGTTGGTATGATGACAGGCGTTGTGGGGCAATTTTTCAAAGAGTTTGGGATTACGATTGCGGTAAGTGTACTAGTATCGCTGCTCGTTGCATTCACGTTAACGCCGATGTTATCATCTAAATATTTAGATCATAGCAGTAAAACATCCTCCACCGGCAGAATAAAGCGTTTATGGGATACTTTTAACGACAAATTTAATCAGGCAACAAAGCGATATGGTGAATTTCTTGCATATGCTTTAGGGCATCGAAGTAAAGTAATGCTTATCGTTGGGGCTTTATTTGTTGGTAGCTTGGCATTAACACCATTGTTAGGGTCGACCTTTATTCCTGATTCGGATAGTGGTGAGATTACGATCAGTGCCAATGTAGATCCGGGCATGAGTGTGCAGGCAGTTGGAATGATTGCCGACAATATGGACCAAGTCATCCGGACCTTGCCTGAGGTTACGACAACCTATAGTAATACCGATAGCCGGAGTATCAATATTTTAACGAAGCTTACAGAAAAGGGTGAAAGAAAGCGCAGCGATAATGCGATTATTGTTGAATTGCGTGAGAAGTTAGATGGCATTCCGGGGGCACAGGTTAGTGTTTCTAAAAAATCCGGTATGTCCAGTGGAAAGCCAATTTCATTGGTAATTCAAGGACCTTCATTGGATACTTTAGCCGATATTGCAGAACAGGTTGAAGCGATGATGATGACGACATCAGGCGCTGTGGATATAACGTCTAGTCATGAAGCGGGAAATCCGGACGTACAAATCATTGTAAATCGTGATCAAGCATCTGATTTAGGCGTATCCACTTCTTCGATTTCAGGTACGTTGCAGACGATGTTTAACGGTACTGTCGTATCAGAGTTTAAAGAAGATGATGATGCTTATGATATCCGTCTGATTCTAGCTCCTGGGGATCGTAAAGATCTGTCAGATGTAAATCATATCTATTTAGCAAGTTCGAATCGAGATAGAAATGGACAAACCATTATGGTACCTTTATCTCAAATTACCGAAACTGTTTATGCAACAAGTCCTACGCAAATTAAGCGCTATGATCGTCAGGATCAGATCACAATTTCCGCTAATTTAAGAGATGGTGTAACTTTAGGGGAATTTAACAAAGAGTTAGACAAAAAACTAGGGACAATTCAGTTACCGGAAGGGTATCAGTTTGTAACTACTGGACAGTCAGAACAAATGTCGGATGCCTTCACAGGCATTGTCGTAGCATTGGCATTGGCCGTCTTATTTATCTTCTTTGTATTAGCTGCCCAATTTGAAAGTTATATCGATCCATTCTCAATCATGTTAGCATTACCGTTGGCGATCATTGGTGCGATTCTGGGGTTAGTGATTGCTGGCAGTACGATTAGTATGATGTCTTTAATTGGTGTAATTATGCTAATGGGGCTAGTGACCAAAAATGCGATCTTGCTTATCGACTTTGCAAAACAGTCGATGGAGAAAGGGGTAGAACGCAATCAAGCATTGGTTGATGCAGCCCTTGTCCGGATGCGTCCGATTATGATGACCACATTGGCCATGATTTTTGGGATGCTACCTTTAGCTTTAGGTGTAGGTCCGGGGGCGGAAACACGAGCGCCTATGGCACATGCCATTATCGGCGGTCTGGTTACTTCAACCATATTGACGCTGGTTGTAGTTCCGGTCGTTTATACTTTGCTTGATGATATAAAGACTAAAAATTTCAGAGAAAAAATTAGCGCATTTTTAGTTTCTATCTTTAAAAAGAAGCGCGTAGAATAA
- a CDS encoding efflux RND transporter periplasmic adaptor subunit has translation MKGPKFKYWFVPLVLLVGVFFVFQSGVFSKEKITAETNDGVAVRVMDAQYTQAVSGLSLNGSIEGKTSATISAKIAGKIEQVLVEEGQAVSVGDPLIRLESVELSNAVRTAKDALTKAEVNYDLANADYNRYQKLYSQGAVSQQQLDTAEAKLKSAQADLSSASVSCDNANQQLGYGVVTAPVDGVVANKTATVGQVVSSGTALMVVQDISQVQAVVNIEQKDLGQVKVGQMAEIKVDAYHDRIFTGLVDGMNPEADSGSRMFRTKIKVDNEDGALKAGMFAKIQLVTGEPIQVLSVPQSAVIQKKGLYYVFTLEDGKAVRHQIEIGQADHDSIQIKSGLQQGDKVIVSGVNQLKDNEAVKVAE, from the coding sequence ATGAAGGGGCCTAAGTTTAAATATTGGTTCGTACCATTGGTTTTGTTGGTGGGTGTGTTTTTTGTATTTCAAAGTGGTGTTTTTTCCAAGGAAAAGATAACAGCAGAAACGAATGACGGAGTCGCTGTGCGTGTTATGGATGCGCAGTATACACAGGCCGTGTCAGGGCTTTCTTTGAATGGTTCTATTGAAGGAAAAACTTCCGCAACGATCAGTGCAAAAATTGCGGGGAAAATTGAGCAAGTTCTAGTCGAAGAAGGACAAGCGGTAAGCGTTGGTGATCCTTTAATTCGTTTAGAAAGTGTCGAATTAAGCAATGCAGTACGTACTGCAAAAGATGCTTTAACCAAGGCTGAGGTCAATTATGATTTGGCAAATGCTGATTATAATCGTTATCAAAAATTATATAGTCAAGGTGCTGTTTCTCAGCAGCAATTAGATACAGCAGAAGCAAAATTAAAGAGCGCGCAAGCTGATTTATCAAGTGCATCAGTCAGCTGTGACAATGCAAATCAACAATTAGGGTATGGCGTGGTAACAGCACCTGTAGATGGTGTCGTTGCAAATAAAACAGCAACTGTAGGTCAAGTGGTATCCTCTGGTACAGCTTTAATGGTCGTACAGGATATCAGTCAGGTGCAAGCTGTTGTAAATATTGAGCAAAAAGATTTAGGACAGGTTAAGGTTGGACAAATGGCTGAGATTAAAGTAGATGCCTATCATGATAGGATATTTACCGGGCTTGTTGATGGCATGAATCCAGAGGCGGATTCTGGCAGTCGAATGTTTAGAACTAAGATCAAGGTAGACAATGAAGATGGTGCGTTAAAAGCGGGAATGTTTGCCAAGATTCAATTAGTTACTGGTGAGCCGATACAAGTTCTTAGTGTACCGCAATCAGCGGTTATTCAGAAAAAAGGTTTATATTATGTGTTTACTTTAGAAGACGGAAAGGCGGTTCGTCATCAAATCGAGATTGGGCAAGCCGATCATGATTCTATTCAAATTAAAAGCGGTTTACAGCAGGGAGACAAAGTAATTGTTAGTGGCGTAAATCAATTAAAAGACAATGAAGCGGTTAAAGTAGCTGAGTAG
- a CDS encoding TIGR03943 family putative permease subunit, with the protein MSKLNKEAVVRTVILLGFVLLLFWLIMTEQITLYVHPRIINLIKLSNGLFFMMFLLQCWKLKKTWNKSTEQSKCCSRYWRYSPFFFTLAIAILLPNTSLNASLVPNKGLNSQVTNAISKQNDRPIVAEMRNANLIRVSDTNFLDVMSELQRFPQAYVGKEIDMKGFIYIDGSTPQAHFSLIRFVVGCCVADALPAGVLCEMDHADEYHNGDWYQIQGVIENNTRDGKTSPVVKVTWIKAVPNNTTPYVFP; encoded by the coding sequence ATGTCGAAATTAAACAAGGAGGCTGTAGTAAGAACCGTAATATTATTAGGTTTTGTTTTATTGCTATTTTGGCTCATCATGACAGAGCAAATTACTTTGTATGTTCATCCTAGAATTATAAACTTAATTAAATTATCGAATGGTTTATTTTTTATGATGTTTTTATTGCAGTGCTGGAAGTTGAAAAAGACTTGGAATAAATCTACGGAGCAATCCAAATGTTGCAGCAGGTACTGGCGCTATTCTCCGTTCTTTTTCACGCTGGCAATTGCTATACTGTTACCCAATACTTCGCTTAACGCGAGTCTAGTTCCTAATAAAGGGCTGAATAGCCAAGTGACCAATGCGATTTCTAAACAAAATGATCGGCCAATTGTAGCTGAGATGCGGAATGCTAATTTAATCAGAGTATCGGATACCAATTTTCTTGATGTTATGTCCGAGCTGCAACGTTTTCCTCAAGCGTATGTGGGGAAAGAAATTGATATGAAAGGTTTTATCTATATAGATGGGTCAACGCCTCAGGCACATTTTTCTTTAATTCGATTTGTTGTAGGCTGCTGTGTAGCTGATGCTCTTCCGGCCGGTGTTTTATGCGAAATGGATCATGCCGATGAATATCATAATGGCGATTGGTATCAAATTCAAGGTGTTATAGAGAACAATACACGTGATGGAAAAACTTCTCCAGTTGTTAAAGTAACATGGATTAAGGCAGTTCCTAACAATACTACGCCATATGTTTTCCCTTAA